From Anopheles coluzzii chromosome 3, AcolN3, whole genome shotgun sequence, the proteins below share one genomic window:
- the LOC120958199 gene encoding cytochrome P450 4C1-like, with the protein MSELSTIFHGVLVFVVFAIYLQWLMKRWQLSQIFEKIPGPKAYPIIGTMYSFIGKQRHEIFYLLDERTRRYPEIHRVWTGLTPEVRISKPEYVEQVIGSSKHIEKATMYRFLHDWLGNGLLTSKGERWHQHRKLITPTFHFNILDGFCDVFAENSEEMVEYLRPHADTGKPVNVYPFIAKAALDIICETAMGVKVNAQSEGEENDYVKAVCELSRLFVERMVRPWLHLDFIWLRSRFAARYKNALDTVHNYSREVIRDRKAALESAKKSAGAETSDGEAFGVRKRMAFLDLLLEGNQAHNIMTDEDVREEVDTFMFEGHDTTTAGISWVLFLLALHPDVQERVCEEIESIFPPGDDRPATMQDLNELKLLERCIKEALRLYPSVSFFGRTLSEDVQLGGHQVPAQTIVGIHAYHVHRDERFYPDPEKFDPDRFLPENTENRHPYAYIPFSAGPRNCIGQKFALLEEKSIVSSVLRRYRLRSVRTRDEQKIMHELITRPKDGILLYLESRQKKVDA; encoded by the exons ATGTCGGAGCTCAGTACGATCTTTCACGGTGTGCtcgtgtttgttgtgtttgccaTCTACTTACAGTGGCTGATGAAACGATGGCAGCTGAGCCAGATATTTGAGAAGATACCGGGCCCGAAAGCTTACCCGATCATCGGCACGATGTACTCGTTCATTGGCAAACAGCGGCACG AAATCTTCTACCTGCTAGACGAGCGAACTCGCCGCTACCCGGAAATCCACCGCGTATGGACCGGGCTGACCCCCGAGGTACGCATCAGCAAACCGGAGTACGTCGAGCAGGTAATCGGCTCCAGCAAACACATCGAAAAAGCCACTATGTACCGTTTTCTGCACGATTGGCTCGGCAACGGACTGCTCACCTCCAAAG GTGAGCGTTGGCATCAGCACCGTAAGCTCATCACACCGACCTTCCACTTCAACATCCTCGACGGCTTCTGCGACGTGTTCGCCGAGAATAGCGAGGAGATGGTGGAATACCTGCGGCCACACGCCGACACCGGCAAACCGGTCAACGTGTATCCGTTCATCGCGAAAGCGGCTCTGGACATCATTTGCG AAACGGCCATGGGTGTGAAGGTGAATGCTCAGAGCGAAGGCGAGGAGAACGATTACGTCAAGGCAGTCTGCGA GCTTAGCAGACTGTTTGTGGAGCGTATGGTTCGTCCCTGGTTGCATCTGGACTTTATCTGGCTGCGGTCCCGGTTCGCGGCACGGTACAAGAACGCCCTGGACACTGTGCATAACTACTCTCGCGAG GTAATCCGGGACCGAAAGGCAGCACTCGAGTCGGCAAAGAAATCTGCCGGCGCAGAGACAAGCGACGGGGAAGCGTTTGGTGTGAGGAAGCGTATGGCGTTTCTGGATCTGCTGCTGGAAGGAAATCAGGCCCACAACATTATGACCGATGAGGATGTCCGTGAAGAGGTGGATACGTTTATGTTTGAG GGACACGACACAACGACAGCTGGCATCAGCTGGGTGCTGTTCCTGCTCGCCCTCCATCCGGACGTGCAGGAGCGGGTGTGCGAGGAGATTGAGTCGATTTTTCCGCCCGGCGACGACCGGCCCGCCACGATGCAGGACCTGAACGAGCTGAAGCTGCTGGAGCGGTGCATCAAGGAGGCGCTGCGGCTGTATCCGTCCGTGTCCTTTTTCGGTCGAACGCTCAGCGAGGACGTCCAGCTCGGCGGGCACCAGGTGCCGGCCCAAACCATCGTGGGCATCCATGCGTACCATGTGCACCGGGATGAAAG GTTCTATCCCGACCCGGAGAAATTCGATCCGGACCGTTTTCTGCCGGAAAACACGGAAAACCGTCACCCGTACGCGTACATCCCGTTCAGTGCGGGGCCGAGGAACTGCATCGGGCAGAAGTTTGCGCTGCTGGAGGAGAAGAGCATCGTGTCGAGCGTGCTGCGCCGCTACCGGTTGCGGTCGGTTCGGACGCGCGACGAGCAGAAGATTATGCACGAGCTCATCACGCGCCCGAAGGATGGTATCCTGCTGTACCTGGAGTCGCGGCAGAAGAAGGTGGACGCGTAG